The following coding sequences are from one Eucalyptus grandis isolate ANBG69807.140 chromosome 11, ASM1654582v1, whole genome shotgun sequence window:
- the LOC104429827 gene encoding probable disease resistance protein At4g27220 isoform X1, translating into MSLQFQQGMQKHALAGASLSQYDQTTVLHSHEPLPSCNEECETETSSPLMQEAMEIYPVSPTQFWQLPKDAANFVNTSSSKELDMNKGASMMSHLDTDDNFEEKRALKRKLRLCSREVDIRDESEIAAFLSLKDNFLKGPFEERKTKATKLVETKMVGEAFQRNTAKILEYLGGNQVSRLGIYGMGGVGKTTIMVHVHNRLLEEANYGNVLWITMSQDFNTYKLQDDIWREIGLGRLEEMDVRKRAAKLSNCLMGRGKSTIILDDVWECFDLEEVGIPVKADALKLVLITRSFGVCCQMHCQVKIKIEPLYQEEAEHLFLEELGSEVALDLEIRAIVKSIVKECAGLPLGVITIARSMRGATNVFQWRDVLEKLKESDMGLRDMEMKVLRNLEISYDLLRDHEVQQCFLSCALYLEDKLIDKLKLIEFFIDQGLIDGLNTRKKQDDRGLAIKNKLGKCLLIGRS; encoded by the exons ATGAGCTTACAATTTCAACAAG GGATGCAGAAACACGCACTAGCAGGGGCATCATTATCCCAGTATGATCAAACCACTGTCCTGCATTCTCATGAACCACTTCCAAGCTGCAATGAAGAATGTGAAACTGAAACCAGTTCACCTCTTATGCAAGAAGCAATGGAAATTTATCCTGTGTCTCCAACACAATTTTGGCAATTGCCAAAGGATGCAGCAAATTTTGTCAACACATCATCATCAAAAG AATTAGATATGAACAAGGGTGCGTCAATGATGAGTCATTTAGACACAGATGACAACTTTGAAGAGAAAAgagctttgaaaagaaaattacgaCTCTGTAGCAGAGAAGTTGACATAAGGGATGAGTCAGAAATTGCTGCGTTTCTATCCCTAAAAGACAACTTCCTGAAAGGACCATTTGAGGAAAGAAAAACCAAGGCCACAAAACTGGTAGAAACAAAGATGGTGGGAGAGGCATTTCAGAGGAATACTGCAAAGATTTTGGAGTACCTAGGAGGGAATCAAGTGTCCCGATTAGGCATTTATGGAATGGGGGGTGTTGGTAAAACAACTATTATGGTGCATGTACATAATAGACTCTTGGAAGAAGCAAACTATGGCAATGTGTTGTGGATAACTATGTCACAAGATTTTAACACATACAAATTGCAGGATGACATTTGGAGGGAAATAGGTTTGGGCAGACTAGAGGAAATGGATGTGAGGAAACGAGCAGCAAAGTTGTCCAATTGTTTAATGGGAAGAGGGAAGTCTACAATAATCCTCGATGACGTGTGGGAATGCTTTGATCTTGAAGAGGTGGGAATCCCTGTTAAAGCAGATGCACTTAAGTTGGTTTTAATCACTCGATCCTTTGGTGTATGCTGCCAAATGCATTGTCAAgtaaagataaaaattgaaccTCTATATCAAGAAGAAGCGGAGCATTTATTTTTGGAGGAGCTTGGATCTGAAGTGGCACTTGATTTGGAAATTCGAGCAATTGTGAAGTCCATTGTTAAGGAATGTGCTGGCTTGCCACTTGGAGTCATCACGATTGCAAGAAGCATGCGAGGAGCAACCAATGTGTTTCAATGGAGGGATGTcttggaaaaattgaaagaatcaGATATGGGGCTAAGGGATATGGAAATGAAGGTCTTAAGGAATCTAGAAATCAGTTACGATCTCCTTAGAGATCATGAAGTTCAGCAGTGTTTCTTATCTTGTGCACTTTATCTAGAAGATAAATTGATTGATAAGTTGAAGTTGATAGAATTCTTTATTGACCAAGGATTGATTGATGGATTGAATACGAGGAAGAAACAAGATGACAGAGGCCTTGCCATTAAGAACAAACTTGGAAAATGTTTGCTTATTGGAAGATCATGA
- the LOC104429827 gene encoding probable disease resistance protein At4g27220 isoform X2 → MNKGASMMSHLDTDDNFEEKRALKRKLRLCSREVDIRDESEIAAFLSLKDNFLKGPFEERKTKATKLVETKMVGEAFQRNTAKILEYLGGNQVSRLGIYGMGGVGKTTIMVHVHNRLLEEANYGNVLWITMSQDFNTYKLQDDIWREIGLGRLEEMDVRKRAAKLSNCLMGRGKSTIILDDVWECFDLEEVGIPVKADALKLVLITRSFGVCCQMHCQVKIKIEPLYQEEAEHLFLEELGSEVALDLEIRAIVKSIVKECAGLPLGVITIARSMRGATNVFQWRDVLEKLKESDMGLRDMEMKVLRNLEISYDLLRDHEVQQCFLSCALYLEDKLIDKLKLIEFFIDQGLIDGLNTRKKQDDRGLAIKNKLGKCLLIGRS, encoded by the coding sequence ATGAACAAGGGTGCGTCAATGATGAGTCATTTAGACACAGATGACAACTTTGAAGAGAAAAgagctttgaaaagaaaattacgaCTCTGTAGCAGAGAAGTTGACATAAGGGATGAGTCAGAAATTGCTGCGTTTCTATCCCTAAAAGACAACTTCCTGAAAGGACCATTTGAGGAAAGAAAAACCAAGGCCACAAAACTGGTAGAAACAAAGATGGTGGGAGAGGCATTTCAGAGGAATACTGCAAAGATTTTGGAGTACCTAGGAGGGAATCAAGTGTCCCGATTAGGCATTTATGGAATGGGGGGTGTTGGTAAAACAACTATTATGGTGCATGTACATAATAGACTCTTGGAAGAAGCAAACTATGGCAATGTGTTGTGGATAACTATGTCACAAGATTTTAACACATACAAATTGCAGGATGACATTTGGAGGGAAATAGGTTTGGGCAGACTAGAGGAAATGGATGTGAGGAAACGAGCAGCAAAGTTGTCCAATTGTTTAATGGGAAGAGGGAAGTCTACAATAATCCTCGATGACGTGTGGGAATGCTTTGATCTTGAAGAGGTGGGAATCCCTGTTAAAGCAGATGCACTTAAGTTGGTTTTAATCACTCGATCCTTTGGTGTATGCTGCCAAATGCATTGTCAAgtaaagataaaaattgaaccTCTATATCAAGAAGAAGCGGAGCATTTATTTTTGGAGGAGCTTGGATCTGAAGTGGCACTTGATTTGGAAATTCGAGCAATTGTGAAGTCCATTGTTAAGGAATGTGCTGGCTTGCCACTTGGAGTCATCACGATTGCAAGAAGCATGCGAGGAGCAACCAATGTGTTTCAATGGAGGGATGTcttggaaaaattgaaagaatcaGATATGGGGCTAAGGGATATGGAAATGAAGGTCTTAAGGAATCTAGAAATCAGTTACGATCTCCTTAGAGATCATGAAGTTCAGCAGTGTTTCTTATCTTGTGCACTTTATCTAGAAGATAAATTGATTGATAAGTTGAAGTTGATAGAATTCTTTATTGACCAAGGATTGATTGATGGATTGAATACGAGGAAGAAACAAGATGACAGAGGCCTTGCCATTAAGAACAAACTTGGAAAATGTTTGCTTATTGGAAGATCATGA